In the Silene latifolia isolate original U9 population chromosome 1, ASM4854445v1, whole genome shotgun sequence genome, TGATAGTGACACATGTTACAAGAAGGTGAAATAGGCAAAACTCACGAGGAGAGTAACATTATGTGGGAGTATATCCCCACCAACCAAGCTACATGTAACACcagcgaatttctcattttgacatttataatttatttaaccgttcaattactttattttatatttttaaattatttaattttattaattttattttaaacatgatttttataaaagtaatattttaaagcttaatttatataaaaatacgtattttagtcggataataataatagtttccgtcttaagttaatatagacttgaCACATATTTTCGTCTAgcaaaagaccgtcacatttcacttttgaATCTAAGTTAAACCCGAACCAATCACAAGTCGACAACTCGTACCTACTTTTTTCAACTCATTTATAAAATcctttttttataataataataataataataataataataataataataataataataataataataataattattattattattattattattattattattattgttattattgttgttattattattgttgttattattattgttattgttattgttattgttattattattgttattattgttattattgttattactactactatactattactattactattactattactattactatttctattactattactattactattactattactattactattactattattattattttttggtgtaatgtgagtatattatatataTCATATCAAAAAAATAATTACATGAGGTTCAAGGACCGAATCCTACTAGAAGCATATCAAACCAACATCATATTTTGCAGCCAAAGTAGCTCAGATTGATCTACTATAGCCTTACATTTCATTTTAATCCTTCTCTTAATGTCATCCTCTATTCGAGCAACAGTAACTTCAGGTCTCACTAACCAGGTATTGATCCTGGCATTGTTTCTTTGGAACCAAATAGCATAGCAATAAGCATTGAACATGTCCACCTTAAATTTCCATTGCATAGTATTCCTGCTAGCAGCACTCAGTCTGTCTATTGTTAGGAAGCTGCCTCCAAACCAATGCAACAAACAGGTCTGAACTTTGACAAAGATACACACAAATCCCGTAAACAAATGCTCCATTTTTACGGTTGTGCGTGGCACAAGATACACCATCATCATCAGGCAAATGCCAAATCTAAACAACTTACTCTTCACATTCATGCCTTCATTCATTCTCAGCCAGGTAGTCATAGAGTGTTTAGGGACATTCCAACTATTCCACACTATATTAGTCCAGTTCAGAGTTGGATGAGTAGGAGTAAGCCAAGCATACCCCTCTTTAATAGAGTAACCTTTAGAGCTCATTGTCCATTTGTTGTCATGAAATCCATCCTTGAGCTTCTCCTTTACTTTACACACATTTTTTCCAAACCCAGGTTGCATCAGCAGGGGGAGAGTAGTTATGCCAGTATTGATCTTTAATATACACatctattactattactattactattactattactattattactattattattattattattattattattattttttttttttttttttttttttttttttataaaatgcgcccagctttcattataataaaaataaaaggtttacatgaaattggtggggagccgagagacaatctgggctcccacacccttagcaatagtaaagctaatacgagtaaaaaagtaagcggctacccgagccccatcccgagataccgagaatttcggatccgcttgagcaaggcaacaacatccgaactcaACCCcgaagtgaagagaaagagaaaggtaggaaaccgtaacccgctaccgcgcacaaatccccatacttagcacactttcattTGAAAGAAAGATCATCGGCGACAAtccccatattattattattattattattattattattattattattattattattattattattattattattattattattattattattattattattattattattattattattattattattattattattattattattattattattattattattattattattattattattattattattattattattattattattattattattattattattattattattattattattattattattattattattattattattattattattattattattattattattattattattattattattattattattattattattattattattattattattattattattattattattattattattattattattattattattattattattattattattattattattattattattattattattattattattattattattattattattattattattattattattattattattattattattattattattattattattattattattattattattattattattattattattattattattattattattattattattattattattattattattattattattattattattattattattattattattattattattattattattattattattattattattattattattattattattattattattattattattattattattattattattattattattattattattattattattattattattattattattattattattattattattattattattattattattattattattattattattattattattattattattattattattattattattattattattattattattattattattattattattattattattattattattattattattattattattattattattattattattattattattattattattattattattattattattattattattattattattattattattattattattattattattattattattattattattattattattattattattattattattattattattattattattattattattattattattattattattattattattattattattattattattattattattattattattattattattattattattattattattattattattattattattattattattattattattattattattattattattattattattattattattattattattattattattattattattattattattattatt is a window encoding:
- the LOC141652829 gene encoding uncharacterized protein LOC141652829; translation: MCILKINTGITTLPLLMQPGFGKNVCKVKEKLKDGFHDNKWTMSSKGYSIKEGYAWLTPTHPTLNWTNIVWNSWNVPKHSMTTWLRMNEGMNVKSKLFRFGICLMMMVYLVPRTTVKMEHLFTGFVCIFVKVQTCLLHWFGGSFLTIDRLSAASRNTMQWKFKVDMFNAYCYAIWFQRNNARINTWLVRPEVTVARIEDDIKRRIKMKCKAIVDQSELLWLQNMMLV